The proteins below come from a single Mya arenaria isolate MELC-2E11 chromosome 8, ASM2691426v1 genomic window:
- the LOC128244645 gene encoding uncharacterized protein LOC128244645 isoform X4 produces the protein MYFCCKECVWISGDLKSLKMEFFARREIEQEQTTPLPTITDVVKIHSNFDKEQLQKYRTRILKKESVPLLTLFTTWNYNLEKDLVHNITVFNWMSLNPFVIPVVFTNDSDVAADCSRKGWKVLPVLITAAEGVPVLKYMYRDVMEKYNTTLYAYSNADILFADTLPDSLVHIITNTSLDLTQPALMVGKRTNVKNVTSEEGSAWYNITKIAKDRGTLFNGWAEDYFITTRSFPWHDMPEVVIGRRAYDNWLVFHSREMKYSVIDITRRVLAVHQTTKAGNREGHSHKNKDYNHNLVVKMYKIIRYHLGVIECIEKYTQYEYGIVRIKNRNNRKGCKAG, from the coding sequence AGCCTGAAGATGGAGTTCTTCGCCAGGAGAGAAATAGAGCAAGAACAGACCACACCATTGCCTACAATTACCGATGTAGTTAAAATCCATAGCAACTTCGATAAAGAACAATTACAAAAGTATAGAACAAGGATTTTGAAAAAAGAGAGTGTACCATTGTTGACGTTATTCACCACGTGGAATTATAATCTTGAAAAAGATCTAGTCCATAATATAACAGTGTTCAATTGGATGTCCCTTAATCCTTTTGTGATACCGGTGGTATTTACTAATGACAGTGACGTTGCTGCAGATTGTTCTAGAAAAGGATGGAAGGTCTTGCCCGTCTTGATCACAGCTGCTGAAGGTGTTCCAGttctgaaatacatgtacagagaTGTGATGGAGAAATACAACACCACCTTATATGCCTATAGCAATGCAGACATCCTCTTCGCCGACACTCTTCCAGACAGCCTTGTCCATATAATCACAAATACATCTCTGGACCTCACTCAGCCTGCACTAATGGTTGGGAAAAGAACCAACGTTAAAAATGTTACATCCGAAGAAGGAAGTGCTTGGTATAATATAACAAAGATTGCAAAAGATAGGGGCACATTGTTTAACGGTTGGGCAGAGGACTATTTTATTACGACTAGATCGTTCCCATGGCATGACATGCCCGAGGTTGTGATTGGAAGGAGAGCTTATGATAACTGGTTAGTTTTTCATTCCCGAGAAATGAAATATTCTGTGATAGATATTACAAGGAGAGTGTTAGCTGTTCACCAAACGACAAAAGCAGGCAATCGTGAAGGTCATAGTCATAAAAACAAAGATTACAATCATAATTTGGTagtaaaaatgtacaaaattataaGGTATCACCTTGGTGTTATCGAGTGTATAGAGAAGTatacacaatatgaatatgGTATTGTAAGGATCAAAAATCGTAATAACCGGAAAGGTTGTAAGGCCGGTTGA